In the Streptomyces spororaveus genome, CGGGCAGGGCGCAACAGCAAGAGTGGTGACCGAACTTCCTACCCCGAATGACCGGGGCGAGGTTCAGAGGGTCTGCGGATGACGGATACCGCACTCTCAGCGCTGTGGCGCTCCCCTGTCGGAATATGAAATTGGTTCGGCCACAGGGTACCCCGTGGCCGAATAGCGTCGAACAGAAGCGGAATCTAGCGCTCCGAGGCAGCCAGCTGGCCGCACGCGCCGTCGATCTCCTGGCCCCGGGTGTCCCGCACGGTCACCGGCACGCCGTGGCGGGCGATGGCCTCCACGAAGGCCTTCTCGTCCTCGGGCCGCGAGGCGGTCCACTTGGAGCCCGGCGTCGGGTTCAGCGGGATCAGGTTGACGTGTACGCGCTTGCCCTTGAGCAGCTTGCCCAGGAGGTCACCACGCCAGGCCTGGTCGTTGATGTCGCGGATCAGCGCGTACTCGATCGAGATCCGGCGGCCGGACTTCTCGGCGTACTCCCAGGCGGCGCCGAGCACCTCGCGGACGTTCCAGCGGGTGTTGACCGGGACGAGGGTGTCGCGCAGCTCGTCGTCGGGCGCGTGCAGCGAGACGGCCAGACGGCACTTGAAGCCCTCGTCGGCGAACCGCAGCATGGCCGGGACCAGGCCGACGGTGGAGACGGTGATACCGCGCTGCGACAGGCCCAGGCCGTCGGGCTCGGGGTCGGTCAGGCGGCGGATGGCACCGACGACGCGGTTGTAGTTGGCGAGCGGCTCGCCCATGCCCATGAAGACGATGTTCGACAGGCGCGCCGGACCGCCCGGGACCTCGCCGTCGCGCAGCGCGCGCATGCCGTCGACGATCTGGTGCACGATCTCGGCGGTGGAGAGGTTGCGGTCCAGGCCCGCCTGGCCGGTGGCGCAGAACGGACAGTTCATGCCGCAGCCGGCCTGCGAGGAGATGCACATGGTGACCCGGTCGGGGTAGCGCATCAGCACGGACTCGACGAGCGTGCCGTCGTGCAGCTTCCACAGGGTCTTGCGGGTGGTGTCGTCGTCGCACGAGATGTGCCGGATGACGTTCATAAGGTCCGGCAGCAGCTCCTGCTGGAGCTTCTCCCGCGAGCCCGCCGGGATGTCGGTCCACTCGGCCGGGTCGTGCGCGTACCGCGCGAAGTAGTGCTGGGAGAGCTGCTTGGCCCGGAACGGCTTCTCGCCGATCGCGGCGACCGCCTCGCGGCGCTCGGCCGGGGTCATGTCGGCGAGGTGCCGGGGCGGCTTCTTGGCCCCGCGAGGGGCGACGAAGGTGAGCTCTCCCGGAACGGGGCGGGCCATGGCAGGTACTCCTTGTAAGACGAAAGGCGCGCCGCAGAAGCAGCGCGCCCTCCAAGAGTAACCGCCCGGCGTCCTGCGACGCCTTTTCGCAGGTCAGCCGGTACCGACAAAGGCCGCCAGCAGCAGCCAGACCACGGGGGCCGTCGGAAGCAGGGAGTCCAGCCGGTCCATGATGCCGCCGTGTCCCGGCAGCAGGGTGCCCATGTCCTTGATCCCGAGGTCCCGCTTGATCATCGACTCGCCCAGGTCACCCAGGGTGGCGCTGACCGCGACCACGAGGCCCAGCAGGAGGCCCTGCCACCACGAGCCGCCTTCGATGAGGAACTCCATGCACAGCGCGCCGGCCGCCATCGCGAAGGCCACCGCACCGAACAGGCCCTCGCGGGTCTTGCCGGGGCTGATGCGCGGCGCCAGCTTGGTCTTGCCGAAGCGCCAGCCGACCGCGTACGCCCCGGTGTCGCTGACCACGGTCAGGAGCAGGAAGGTGATCACGCGCTCGGGGCCGTCGTCGGCGGTGAGCAGCATGGCGACGAAGGTGGCCAGGAAGGGCACGTAGAACGCCGCGAACGCGCCCGCCGTGACGTCCTTGAGGTAGTCCTCGGGCGGTTCGGTCATCCGCCACACCAGGACCGCCAGCACGGTCAGGGCCATGGCGACCCAGGCGCCCTCGGCCCCCCGGACGTATCCGGCGATGACCATGGCGGCGCCGCCGACCGCGAGCGGGACCAGCGGGGCCTTGATGCCCTTCTGCTCCTGCAGACGGGAGGTGAGCTCCCACAGGCCGACGACGACCGCGACGACGATGACGCCGACGAAGACGGCCTTGACGATCAGCAGCGAGGCGAAGATCACCGCGCCGAGACCCACGCCCACCCCTATGGCAGCCCGCAGGTCCCGGCCCGCGCGCTTCTTCGGCGGCGGGGGCGAGGCGTCCTGCGGCTGCTGGGCATGCGGAGGCGGGGGGCTGGGCATGGGCTCCTGCGGCGGCGTATCGGCGCGGAAGAGGGGGCCGCCGTCGGCGGCGACCCCCCGATCGCGTGCTTCCCGGTCGTCGAAGTCACGGCCGGCGGCATCGGGCACGATGGGCATGGGCCGAGTGTGCGGGCCCACCTGCGCATCGTATGCGGGACCCGCCGGAACCGGCTCCGGCTGCCAGGAAGTGTCGTTCATCAGACTTCGAGGAGCTCGGCTTCCTTGTGCTTCAGGAGCTCGTCCACCTGCGCGACGTACTTCGCGGTGGTGTCGTCGAGCTCCTTCTCCGCGCGGCGCACCTCGTCCTCGCCGGCCTCCTTGTCCTTGACCAGCTTGTCAAGGGCGTCCTTGGCCTTGCGGCGGACGGCGCGGAGCGAGATCTTCGAGTCCTCGGCCTTGGTGCGCGCGACCTTGATGTACTCCTTGCGGCGGTCCTGCGTCAGCTCGGGGAAGGTCACCCGGATGATGCTGCCGTCGTTGCTCGGGTTGACACCGAGGTCGGAGTCGCGGATGGCCTGCTCGATGTTGCGCAGGGCGCTCTTGTCGAACGGGGTCACGATCGCCATGCGCGGCTCGGGCACCGAGAAGGAGGCGAGCTGGTTGATGGGCGTGATGGCGCCGTAGTACTCCGCCACGATCTTGTTGAACATCGCCGGGTGCGCACGGCCGGTGCGAATCGCGGCGAAGTCTTCCTTGGCGACGACGACGGCCTTTTCCATCTTCTCCTCGGCCTCGAGGAGGATCTCTTCGGTCACCACGTGCTCCTGCATGTCAGATTTGGATGGTTCAGGCGGGCGGGCGTGGCCGGCGAGCCGGCCTGCGGCTCGCTCGGTGCGGCAGCGGACTGCTCAGGCCCGGGTTTCCTGGTCGCTCACGAGCGTGCCGATCTTCTCACCCTTGACGGCGCGGGCGATATTGCCCTCGGCGAGGAGTTCGAAAACGAGGATCGGCAGCTTGTTGTCGCGGCAGAGCGTGATCGCGGTGGCGTCGGCGACCTTGAGGTCGCGGGAGAGGACCTCGCTGTACTCCAGCGCGTCGAACTTCACCGCGTCCGGGTTCTTCTTCGGGTCCGAGTCGTAGACCCCGTCGACGCCGTTCTTGCCCATGAGCAGGGCCTCGGCGTCGATCTCCAGGGCGCGCTGGGCGGCCGTGGTGTCGGTGGAGAAGTAGGGCATGCCCATGCCGGCGCCGAAGATGACGACGCGGCCCTTCTCCAGGTGCCGCACGGCACGCAGCGGGATGTACGGTTCCGCGACCTGGCCCATGGTGATGGCGGTCTGCACGCGGGAGTCGATGCCCTCCTTCTCCAGGAAGTCCTGGAGCGCGAGGCAGTTCATGACGGTACCGAGCATGCCCATGTAGTCGGACCGGGCCCGGTCCATGCCGCGCTGCTGGAGTTCGGCGCCGCGGAAGAAGTTGCCGCCGCCGATCACGACGGCGATCTCCGCGCCGTCGCGGACCACCGCGGCGATCTCACGCGCGATGGCGTGGACGACGTCGGGGTCGACGCCCAGTCCTCCGCCACCGGAGAAGGCCTCGCCCGACAGCTTCAGCATGAAGCGGCGGCCCTTCTTGTCCTGGTCGCTCTTGTCGTCGGATGCGGTGTGGGGGTCCACGCCCTGATTCATGGAGATCTCCTCGTGCACATACGAAGAAGGCCATTGCCGGTGGGTCCTTGCGGTTCCCTCTACGGCAATGGCCTCCTCGTCAGATCTGCGGTCGTCTCGCGCGAACGCGGACGACTGCCTCAGACCCTACCGGGGTCCGGTGTCCGTCGCGTACGGACGGACTCAGATGCCGACCTTGATGCGGGTGAAGCGCTTCAGGGTGACACCGGCCTCGTCCAGGACCTTCTGGACGGACTTCTTGTTGTCCAGGGCGTAGGCCTGGCCGAGCAGCGTGGCGTCCTTGAAGAAGCCGTTGACGCGACCCTCGACGATCTTCGCGATGGCAGCCTCGGGCTTGCCCTCCGCGCGGGTGACCTCTTCGGCGATGCGACGCTCGGACTCGACCTTCTCGGCCGGGACGTCCTCGGCGGACAGCCACTGCGGGGCGAACGCGGCGATGTGCTGCGCGACGCCGCGGGCGACCTCGGCGTTCTCCTTGTCGAGCTCGACCAGGACGCCGATCTGGAACGGCAGGTCGGGCATCGTGCGGTGCATGTACGCGGTCACGTAGCCGCCGGTGAACTGCGCGAAGCGGTCCAGGACGATCTTCTCGCCGAGGTTGGCGTTGGCCTCGTCGACGAAGGCGGTGACGGTCTGACCGGGCTTGATCTCGGACGCGAGCAGCGCCTCGAGGTCGGCCGGGGAGGTGGCGGCGACGTGCGCGGCCAGCTCGTTGGCGACGGCCAGGAACTTCTCGCCCTTGGCGACGAAGTCCGTCTCGCACTTCAGCTCGACGATGACACCGGAGGTGTTGTCGTCGGCGATGAGGGAGACGACCGCACCGTTCTCGGCAGAACGGCCCTCGCGCTTGGCGACGCCCTTCTGGCCCTTGATGCGGAGCGCTTCCTGGGCCTTGTCGACGTCACCGTCGGCGTCCACGAGCGCGTTCTTGCAGTCCAGCATGCCGGCGCCGGTGAGCTCGCGGAGCTTCTTGACGTCAGCGGCGGTGTAGTTCGCCATGAGTCTGTGATTCTCTCTCGAAGTCGTAGATCTACGGGTGAACGGCGGAGGCGCCGCGCTCGTGGCGCGGCTCCCCCGCCGTCATCGTCCGTGCTGTGAGTGCCCGGCGCGTGAACGCCGGGCGCTCTCAGTGGGTCAGGCCTGCTCGGCGTCGGCGGCCGGGGCCTCGACAGCCTCGGCGGCCGGGGCCTCGACGACAGCCTCGGCAGCCGGGGCAGCCTCGGTCTCGTCGGCCTTCTTCTCGCCCTCGAGCAGGTCGCGCTCCCACTCGGCGAGCGGCTCGGCGGCGGCCTTCTCGCCCGGCTTCGAGTCACCGGTCGCAGCGCCGGAGCGGGCGATGAGGCCCTCGGCGACGGCGTCGGCGATCACGCGGGTGAGCAGGGTGACGGAACGGATCGCGTCGTCGTTGCCCGGGATCTTGTAGTCGACCTCGTCGGGGTCGCAGTTGGTGTCGAGGATCGCGACGACCGGGATGTGCAGCTTGCGCGCCTCACCGACGGCGATGTGCTCCTTCTTGGTGTCGACGATCCAGACGGCGCTGGGAACCTTCGACATCTCGCGGATACCACCGAGGGTCTTCTCCAGCTTGGTCTTCTCGCGGGAGAGGACCAGGAGCTCCTTCTTGGTGAGACCCGAGGCGGCGACGTCCTCGAAGTCGATCGCCTCAAGCTCCTTCAGACGCTGAAGGCGCTTGTAGACGGTGGAGAAGTTGGTGAGCATGCCACCCAGCCACCGCTGGTTGACGTACGGCATACCAACGCGCGTCGCCTGCTCGGCGATGGCCTCCTGGGCCTGCTTCTTGGTACCGACGAACATGATGGAGCCACCGTGCGCGACGGTCTCCTTCACGAACTCGTAGGCGCGGTCGATGTACGACAGCGACTGCAGCAGGTCGATGATGTAGATGCCGTTGCGCTCCGTGAAGATGAAGCGCTTCATCTTCGGGTTCCAACGGCGGGTCTGGTGACCGAAGTGGACGCCGCTTTCCAGCAGCTCCCGCATCGTGACGACGGCCATGGCCATCTCCTTGGTTTCTCGGTTTGGTTCCTGACGCCCCACCGCGCCCTGCCCCGATGAAGGGACCGAGAGACGCTGTCACCTGGCTGTTCCAGCCTGGCGCCGGGGCGTGCGAAGTCGACCCGGTGACCCGGATCGCCACAAGAAGTGTACGGGACCCGGCGGTATGCCGGGTGACGCCGTTGTCCACAGTGCCCCGGCCGTCCACAGGCCCGGGCGCCGGTCCGGGAGGGCGCGGGACGCTGGGGTCCATGACGACCTTGCTGCTCAGCCTGCTCCTGGCCCTGGCCCAGGCGGCCCTTCCCGGGGTCCGCCCGCTGCCCGCTCCGCTGTCGGTGGCCCGCTGGTGGGACCCGCCGCCCACCCCCTACGCGGCCGGTCACCGCGGGGTGGACCTGTCGGCGCCGGTGGGCGCGGAGGTCCGGGCGGTCGCGGCGGGCCGGGTCCATTTCGGGGGGCCCGTCGCCGGCCGCGGGGTGCTCTCGCTGGCCCTGCCGAACGGGCTGCGCACCACCTACGAGCCGGTCCGGCCCCTGGTCACGGAGGGCGAGCAGGTCACGGCGGGCCAGGTGGTGGCGGTTCTGACGGAGGGCTCGCACTGCCCCGCGCCGTGTCTGCACTGGGGTCTCCTGGCGGGCGAGGTGTACCTCAACCCGCTCACCCTGCTCCCGCGCCCGGCGCCCCGGCTCCTGCCGGAGGGCCCCCACCCGGGCTACGGCTGAGGCACCGGGTCCGGGGCGGAGCTCCGGGTCCTCAGCCCCGGACGCCCCGCAGGGCCATGGCGACGGCGGCCTCGGTGACCACGTCGGGGTCCTCCGCCGCGCCGAGCTCGATCCGGCGCACGGCGGCGTCCACGACCCCCTGCAGCAGCATCGCGGCCAGCCTCGGCTCGCTCTGCCCCAGGGCGCTCAGTGCCTCGACGATCATCGCCACG is a window encoding:
- the rpsB gene encoding 30S ribosomal protein S2; this encodes MAVVTMRELLESGVHFGHQTRRWNPKMKRFIFTERNGIYIIDLLQSLSYIDRAYEFVKETVAHGGSIMFVGTKKQAQEAIAEQATRVGMPYVNQRWLGGMLTNFSTVYKRLQRLKELEAIDFEDVAASGLTKKELLVLSREKTKLEKTLGGIREMSKVPSAVWIVDTKKEHIAVGEARKLHIPVVAILDTNCDPDEVDYKIPGNDDAIRSVTLLTRVIADAVAEGLIARSGAATGDSKPGEKAAAEPLAEWERDLLEGEKKADETEAAPAAEAVVEAPAAEAVEAPAADAEQA
- the pyrH gene encoding UMP kinase; protein product: MNQGVDPHTASDDKSDQDKKGRRFMLKLSGEAFSGGGGLGVDPDVVHAIAREIAAVVRDGAEIAVVIGGGNFFRGAELQQRGMDRARSDYMGMLGTVMNCLALQDFLEKEGIDSRVQTAITMGQVAEPYIPLRAVRHLEKGRVVIFGAGMGMPYFSTDTTAAQRALEIDAEALLMGKNGVDGVYDSDPKKNPDAVKFDALEYSEVLSRDLKVADATAITLCRDNKLPILVFELLAEGNIARAVKGEKIGTLVSDQETRA
- the tsf gene encoding translation elongation factor Ts, translated to MANYTAADVKKLRELTGAGMLDCKNALVDADGDVDKAQEALRIKGQKGVAKREGRSAENGAVVSLIADDNTSGVIVELKCETDFVAKGEKFLAVANELAAHVAATSPADLEALLASEIKPGQTVTAFVDEANANLGEKIVLDRFAQFTGGYVTAYMHRTMPDLPFQIGVLVELDKENAEVARGVAQHIAAFAPQWLSAEDVPAEKVESERRIAEEVTRAEGKPEAAIAKIVEGRVNGFFKDATLLGQAYALDNKKSVQKVLDEAGVTLKRFTRIKVGI
- a CDS encoding phosphatidate cytidylyltransferase → MNDTSWQPEPVPAGPAYDAQVGPHTRPMPIVPDAAGRDFDDREARDRGVAADGGPLFRADTPPQEPMPSPPPPHAQQPQDASPPPPKKRAGRDLRAAIGVGVGLGAVIFASLLIVKAVFVGVIVVAVVVGLWELTSRLQEQKGIKAPLVPLAVGGAAMVIAGYVRGAEGAWVAMALTVLAVLVWRMTEPPEDYLKDVTAGAFAAFYVPFLATFVAMLLTADDGPERVITFLLLTVVSDTGAYAVGWRFGKTKLAPRISPGKTREGLFGAVAFAMAAGALCMEFLIEGGSWWQGLLLGLVVAVSATLGDLGESMIKRDLGIKDMGTLLPGHGGIMDRLDSLLPTAPVVWLLLAAFVGTG
- a CDS encoding M23 family metallopeptidase, which produces MTTLLLSLLLALAQAALPGVRPLPAPLSVARWWDPPPTPYAAGHRGVDLSAPVGAEVRAVAAGRVHFGGPVAGRGVLSLALPNGLRTTYEPVRPLVTEGEQVTAGQVVAVLTEGSHCPAPCLHWGLLAGEVYLNPLTLLPRPAPRLLPEGPHPGYG
- the frr gene encoding ribosome recycling factor translates to MTEEILLEAEEKMEKAVVVAKEDFAAIRTGRAHPAMFNKIVAEYYGAITPINQLASFSVPEPRMAIVTPFDKSALRNIEQAIRDSDLGVNPSNDGSIIRVTFPELTQDRRKEYIKVARTKAEDSKISLRAVRRKAKDALDKLVKDKEAGEDEVRRAEKELDDTTAKYVAQVDELLKHKEAELLEV
- the rlmN gene encoding 23S rRNA (adenine(2503)-C(2))-methyltransferase RlmN produces the protein MARPVPGELTFVAPRGAKKPPRHLADMTPAERREAVAAIGEKPFRAKQLSQHYFARYAHDPAEWTDIPAGSREKLQQELLPDLMNVIRHISCDDDTTRKTLWKLHDGTLVESVLMRYPDRVTMCISSQAGCGMNCPFCATGQAGLDRNLSTAEIVHQIVDGMRALRDGEVPGGPARLSNIVFMGMGEPLANYNRVVGAIRRLTDPEPDGLGLSQRGITVSTVGLVPAMLRFADEGFKCRLAVSLHAPDDELRDTLVPVNTRWNVREVLGAAWEYAEKSGRRISIEYALIRDINDQAWRGDLLGKLLKGKRVHVNLIPLNPTPGSKWTASRPEDEKAFVEAIARHGVPVTVRDTRGQEIDGACGQLAASER